From a region of the Bradyrhizobium sp. KBS0727 genome:
- a CDS encoding precorrin-2 C(20)-methyltransferase: MGKIICTGLGPGDPDLISVRSDRLIRAARHVAYFRKIGRPGQARRIVEGMLAADVTEYPMEYPVTTELPFGSAEYNQLLASFYDDWAMRLVGLSAANDVVVLCEGDPLFYGSFMHLQTRLQGRAEVEIVPGINGMTGCWNATGIPITWGDDVLSVLMGTLPEDDLLRHMQSADALVVMKTGRNLPKVRRALERAGRLDDAWLVERGTMPGQRVMRLAETDIGECPYFATILVHGQGRRPELEE; this comes from the coding sequence GTGGGCAAGATCATCTGCACCGGCCTCGGCCCCGGCGATCCCGACCTGATCAGCGTCCGGTCGGACCGGCTGATCCGCGCCGCGCGCCACGTCGCGTATTTCCGTAAAATTGGCCGGCCGGGCCAGGCGCGCCGCATCGTCGAAGGCATGCTGGCGGCGGACGTGACGGAATATCCGATGGAATATCCGGTCACGACCGAGCTGCCGTTCGGCAGCGCCGAATACAATCAACTGCTGGCGTCGTTCTACGACGACTGGGCGATGCGGCTTGTGGGTCTCTCCGCGGCTAACGACGTCGTCGTGCTCTGCGAGGGCGACCCGCTGTTCTATGGTTCCTTCATGCATCTTCAAACCCGGCTGCAGGGCCGCGCCGAGGTCGAGATCGTGCCGGGGATCAACGGCATGACCGGCTGCTGGAACGCGACCGGCATTCCCATCACCTGGGGCGACGATGTCCTTTCCGTGCTGATGGGCACGCTGCCCGAAGACGATCTGCTGCGTCACATGCAAAGCGCCGATGCGCTGGTGGTGATGAAGACCGGGCGCAATCTGCCAAAAGTGCGCCGGGCGCTCGAGCGCGCGGGTCGCTTGGACGACGCATGGCTGGTCGAGCGCGGCACCATGCCCGGCCAGCGCGTGATGCGGCTCGCCGAAACCGACATTGGCGAATGCCCCTACTTCGCAACCATTCTGGTCCACGGCCAGGGCCGCCGCCCGGAGCTGGAGGAATGA
- the cobG gene encoding precorrin-3B synthase has translation MAEPVIQGWCPGALRPMLSGDGWVIRVRPSGGRLAPQQAHEIARLARAHGNGVIDLSSRANIHLRGVTEHSYAPLIAGLDALGLIDETPEAEERRNIVLTPFWSRDDGSVELAAALAKSLTAPDAPRLPAKFGFAIDCGPRPVLTNVSADIRLERSADGGLICRASGAATAAHVSAETAVSTMLALADWFVQSGGISGERGRMAAHLARGAVLPEIFAEVPAPSIATYSPEPGLVAQGVLIGFEFGQVPAELLDALSHLGALRVTPWRMLLIEGARTMPDLPGLITQPNDPMLRVIACTGAPGCRQAAQPTRALARSLAPHLPDGTVLHVSGCSKGCAHPGPTALTLTAQAGGFDLIRDGDARDLPLRWGMTAEYLAAHPSLLREAL, from the coding sequence ATGGCTGAGCCGGTCATCCAGGGCTGGTGTCCCGGCGCGTTGCGCCCGATGCTGTCGGGTGACGGCTGGGTCATTCGTGTGCGGCCATCAGGCGGTCGGCTGGCGCCACAGCAGGCGCACGAGATCGCGCGGCTCGCGCGCGCACACGGCAACGGCGTGATCGATCTCTCCTCGCGCGCCAACATTCATCTGCGCGGCGTGACCGAGCACAGCTACGCTCCCCTGATCGCGGGTCTCGATGCGCTCGGCCTGATCGACGAAACCCCCGAGGCCGAAGAACGCCGCAACATTGTGCTTACGCCGTTCTGGTCGCGCGATGACGGCAGCGTCGAACTGGCGGCGGCGCTGGCGAAATCACTGACCGCGCCGGACGCGCCGCGCCTGCCGGCCAAATTCGGCTTCGCGATCGACTGCGGGCCGCGACCGGTTCTGACCAACGTGTCGGCCGACATCCGGTTGGAGCGCAGCGCAGATGGCGGATTGATCTGCCGCGCCAGTGGTGCAGCGACTGCCGCGCACGTATCAGCGGAAACCGCTGTGAGCACCATGCTAGCGCTGGCCGACTGGTTCGTGCAATCGGGCGGAATTTCCGGCGAGCGCGGCCGAATGGCGGCGCATCTGGCGCGCGGTGCGGTGTTGCCGGAAATCTTTGCGGAGGTCCCTGCCCCATCCATCGCCACATATTCTCCGGAGCCGGGTCTGGTCGCGCAAGGCGTGCTGATCGGATTCGAATTCGGCCAGGTGCCGGCCGAACTGCTTGATGCGCTGTCACACCTCGGCGCGCTGCGCGTGACGCCGTGGCGGATGCTGCTGATCGAGGGCGCGCGTACCATGCCGGATTTGCCCGGCCTGATCACGCAGCCCAACGATCCGATGCTGCGCGTAATTGCCTGCACCGGCGCGCCCGGATGCCGCCAGGCCGCGCAGCCGACGCGCGCGCTGGCGCGATCGCTGGCGCCCCATCTGCCTGACGGAACCGTGCTGCATGTGTCGGGCTGTAGCAAAGGCTGCGCGCATCCCGGCCCCACGGCGCTGACGCTGACGGCGCAAGCCGGAGGGTTTGACCTGATCCGCGATGGCGATGCGCGGGACCTGCCTTTGCGCTGGGGCATGACCGCGGAGTATCTCGCCGCTCACCCCTCCCTCCTGCGCGAGGCGCTGTGA
- a CDS encoding cobalt-precorrin-6A reductase encodes MRVLRVLLLGGTTEASQIGRELAAAGIAGVYSYAGRTATPVAQPLPTRVGGFGGVDGLAEYIGHEKITHVIDATHPFASQISRNAVEACAKTSTPLIAYLREPWRAVAGDKWQHVADVEDAAAALPDQPARIFLAIGRQHLNPFAAQPQHFYLLRLVDAPDATLPLPDAEIVLARGPFTTEGDLALLRDHRITHVVARNAGGEGARAKLDAARALGLPVIMIDRPNLPERRTAQSVGEIMRWLTHSACLGV; translated from the coding sequence ATGCGCGTCCTTCGCGTCCTTCTCTTGGGCGGCACGACGGAGGCCAGCCAGATCGGCCGCGAGCTTGCCGCGGCTGGCATTGCGGGAGTCTACTCCTATGCTGGTCGCACCGCGACGCCGGTTGCGCAACCCTTGCCGACGCGGGTTGGCGGTTTTGGCGGCGTCGATGGGCTCGCCGAATATATCGGCCACGAAAAAATCACCCATGTGATCGACGCCACGCATCCGTTCGCGAGCCAGATCAGCCGCAACGCCGTGGAGGCCTGCGCAAAAACCTCCACGCCGCTGATCGCCTATCTGCGCGAGCCGTGGAGGGCGGTGGCCGGTGACAAATGGCAGCATGTCGCTGATGTCGAGGACGCCGCGGCAGCACTGCCGGATCAGCCGGCGCGAATTTTTCTCGCCATCGGCAGGCAGCATCTCAACCCGTTCGCGGCGCAGCCGCAGCACTTCTACCTGCTGCGCCTGGTCGACGCGCCCGATGCGACGTTGCCGCTGCCGGACGCCGAGATCGTGCTGGCGCGCGGACCGTTCACCACAGAAGGCGACCTTGCGCTGCTGCGCGATCACCGCATCACGCACGTTGTCGCGAGAAACGCGGGCGGCGAGGGCGCCAGGGCCAAGCTTGATGCCGCGCGTGCGCTCGGTCTGCCGGTCATCATGATTGACCGGCCCAACCTGCCGGAACGCAGGACGGCGCAAAGCGTGGGTGAAATCATGCGCTGGCTCACTCACTCGGCGTGCCTCGGCGTGTAG
- the cobJ gene encoding precorrin-3B C(17)-methyltransferase: MTGSLVVAGLGPGDQALVTPEVTAALAVATDVVGYIPYVARVAPRKGLTLHASDNRVELQRAKEALELAAAGRHVVIVSSGDPGVFAMASAVFEALEKNPALHHLDIRVLPGITAMLAAAARAGAPLGHDFCAINLSDNLKPWALVERRLRLAAEADFAMAFYNPRSAARPHQFARTLEILREACGPDRLIIFARAVTTPEERIETVTLAEAQPEMADMRTVVLVGNSATRRVGRYVYTPRHAE, from the coding sequence ATGACCGGCTCGCTGGTGGTCGCCGGCCTCGGCCCCGGAGATCAGGCGCTCGTGACTCCCGAAGTCACCGCGGCGCTGGCGGTCGCGACCGACGTCGTCGGCTATATTCCCTATGTCGCAAGGGTGGCGCCGCGCAAAGGCCTGACACTGCACGCCTCCGACAATCGCGTTGAGTTGCAACGGGCCAAAGAGGCGCTTGAACTGGCCGCCGCCGGACGGCACGTCGTGATCGTATCGTCGGGCGATCCCGGCGTGTTCGCAATGGCGTCAGCCGTGTTCGAAGCGCTGGAGAAAAACCCGGCGCTGCACCACCTCGATATCCGCGTGCTACCCGGCATCACCGCGATGCTGGCGGCGGCCGCCCGTGCCGGCGCGCCGCTTGGCCACGACTTTTGCGCGATCAACCTCAGCGACAATCTGAAACCTTGGGCGCTCGTGGAACGGCGGCTTCGGCTCGCCGCGGAAGCCGACTTCGCGATGGCGTTTTACAATCCGCGCTCGGCCGCCCGCCCACATCAATTCGCGCGCACGCTGGAAATCCTGCGCGAGGCCTGCGGTCCCGACCGGCTGATCATTTTTGCGCGCGCGGTGACGACGCCAGAGGAACGCATCGAGACGGTGACGCTCGCCGAAGCGCAGCCCGAGATGGCCGACATGCGTACCGTCGTGCTGGTCGGCAATTCAGCGACCCGCCGGGTCGGGCGCTACGTCTACACGCCGAGGCACGCCGAGTGA
- the cbiE gene encoding precorrin-6y C5,15-methyltransferase (decarboxylating) subunit CbiE, which produces MSDSSTRLAADPWLSIIGIGEDGLTGLSQSSRDALAKAEIVFGGPRHLRLAEIDARGRPWPVPFSVDPVLDCRGRRVAVLASGDPFWHGAGGSLVAQLAHGEWIAFPAASTFSLAAARLGWRLEEVACLGLHAAPFETLLPHLAPARRAICLLRDGNAAGDLAAWLTQQGFGASSLCVMESLGGTGEQIRTTQAAGFDLTEVAAPAAVAISAAGAAGLPRTSGLPDDAFVHDGQITKRPMRALTLSALAPRPGEILWDIGAGSGSISVEWCLAGGRAFAIETRSDRVANIRTNAAAFGVAHALTVIEGTAPAALETLPSPNAVFVGGGNDQSLFDALWAMIPAGTRLAANAVTLETEALLLSEQSKHGGELMRIELAQAAPLGSMRGWVPSRPLVQWSVVK; this is translated from the coding sequence ATGTCTGACTCCTCCACTCGGCTGGCGGCCGATCCCTGGCTCTCGATCATCGGTATCGGCGAAGATGGCCTTACGGGTTTGTCCCAATCAAGTCGAGATGCGCTGGCGAAAGCGGAAATCGTCTTCGGCGGCCCGCGCCACCTCAGGCTTGCCGAGATCGACGCGCGCGGCCGCCCCTGGCCGGTGCCGTTTTCGGTTGACCCGGTGCTGGACTGCCGTGGCCGGCGGGTAGCGGTTCTGGCGTCCGGCGATCCGTTCTGGCACGGCGCCGGCGGCAGCCTTGTGGCACAGCTTGCGCATGGCGAATGGATCGCCTTTCCCGCAGCCTCCACCTTTTCGCTGGCTGCGGCGCGACTGGGCTGGCGACTGGAAGAGGTCGCCTGCCTCGGCCTTCACGCCGCGCCGTTTGAAACGTTGCTGCCCCATCTGGCGCCGGCGCGGCGTGCGATATGTCTGCTCCGTGACGGCAACGCCGCCGGCGACCTGGCGGCGTGGCTGACCCAACAAGGTTTCGGCGCTTCATCGCTATGCGTGATGGAGTCGCTCGGCGGCACCGGGGAGCAAATCCGCACGACGCAAGCCGCAGGCTTCGACCTCACCGAGGTCGCCGCCCCGGCCGCGGTCGCGATTTCGGCGGCGGGCGCCGCGGGGCTGCCGCGAACATCGGGGTTGCCGGACGACGCCTTCGTCCATGACGGTCAGATCACCAAGCGTCCGATGCGGGCGCTGACGCTGTCGGCGCTGGCGCCGCGGCCGGGCGAGATATTGTGGGATATCGGCGCGGGTTCGGGATCGATCTCGGTGGAATGGTGTCTCGCCGGCGGCCGCGCGTTCGCGATCGAGACACGATCCGACCGCGTTGCAAATATTCGGACCAACGCCGCAGCATTCGGCGTCGCGCATGCCCTGACGGTGATCGAAGGAACGGCGCCGGCGGCGCTCGAAACATTGCCGTCTCCGAATGCCGTCTTCGTCGGTGGCGGCAACGACCAGTCGCTGTTCGATGCGCTGTGGGCGATGATCCCTGCGGGAACGCGGCTGGCGGCCAACGCGGTGACGCTGGAAACCGAAGCGCTGCTGCTTTCGGAACAGAGCAAGCATGGCGGCGAGCTGATGCGCATCGAGCTTGCGCAAGCGGCGCCCTTGGGGAGCATGCGCGGCTGGGTTCCCTCGCGTCCGCTGGTGCAATGGAGCGTGGTGAAATGA
- a CDS encoding cobyrinate a,c-diamide synthase produces MPPGLVISAPASGTGKTTLMLGLLAAFRAQGLSVQPFKCGPDYIDPAFHAAASGRASLNLDSWAMQPSHLAALMQASDGADLVLAEGSMGLFDGVATSGETGTGASADIAALAGWPVVLVLDVSGQAQSAAAVALGFATLRKDVALAGVVLNRVASPRHEALARAGMEAAGIRVLGALPRRESVALPERHLGLVQAEEQPRLAQILAEMASFIAAHVDLTALRALAAQTPTADAAARQNISPPGNRVALARDAAFSFIYPHLLAGWRAAGAEILPFSPLADESPDASADACWLPGGYPELHAGRLAAATRFRSGLRSFAETRPVHGECGGYMAMGECLIDASGARHEMAGFFKLTTSFEKRRMHLGYRLAQLVSPIPGHREGARLRGHEFHYASILEHNDAPLARVVDASGAAVPETGSSKTFDGGGRATGSFFHLIAEAT; encoded by the coding sequence ATCCCGCCGGGCCTCGTCATTTCCGCGCCCGCTTCGGGTACGGGCAAAACCACCTTGATGCTGGGCCTGCTGGCGGCGTTTCGCGCGCAGGGACTTTCCGTGCAGCCCTTCAAGTGCGGACCTGACTATATCGACCCGGCGTTTCATGCCGCGGCGTCCGGCCGTGCTTCGCTCAACCTCGATAGCTGGGCGATGCAGCCGTCGCACCTTGCCGCTTTGATGCAAGCCTCGGACGGCGCCGATCTGGTGTTGGCCGAAGGCTCGATGGGACTGTTCGACGGTGTCGCCACGTCTGGTGAAACAGGAACCGGCGCCAGTGCGGATATCGCAGCCCTTGCAGGCTGGCCGGTGGTGCTGGTGCTCGATGTATCCGGCCAGGCGCAATCGGCGGCGGCAGTCGCGCTCGGCTTTGCCACCCTGCGCAAGGATGTCGCGCTCGCCGGCGTCGTACTCAATCGCGTGGCGAGCCCCCGGCACGAGGCGCTGGCGCGGGCCGGCATGGAAGCTGCTGGCATTCGCGTGCTCGGCGCGTTGCCGCGGCGGGAGTCGGTCGCGCTGCCGGAGCGCCACCTCGGCCTCGTGCAGGCCGAGGAGCAACCTCGCCTCGCGCAGATCCTGGCCGAGATGGCATCTTTCATTGCCGCGCACGTGGACTTGACGGCGCTGCGTGCGTTGGCGGCGCAGACGCCAACGGCAGATGCGGCAGCACGCCAAAATATCTCGCCGCCGGGCAATCGGGTGGCGCTGGCGCGTGACGCGGCCTTTTCCTTTATCTATCCGCATTTGCTGGCGGGATGGCGCGCGGCGGGCGCGGAGATTCTGCCGTTTTCGCCACTGGCGGACGAATCGCCGGACGCATCGGCCGATGCCTGCTGGCTGCCGGGCGGATATCCGGAGTTGCATGCCGGGCGACTGGCGGCTGCAACCCGATTCCGTTCGGGACTGCGAAGCTTTGCCGAGACCAGGCCTGTCCATGGCGAGTGCGGCGGCTACATGGCGATGGGCGAGTGCCTGATCGACGCCTCCGGTGCACGACATGAGATGGCCGGCTTCTTCAAGCTCACGACGTCGTTCGAGAAGCGGCGCATGCATCTCGGCTATCGCCTTGCGCAGCTGGTATCGCCGATTCCCGGTCACCGCGAAGGCGCCCGGTTGCGGGGGCATGAGTTCCACTACGCCAGCATCCTCGAACACAACGACGCGCCGCTCGCGCGGGTCGTCGATGCATCGGGCGCCGCGGTGCCGGAAACCGGATCGAGCAAGACCTTCGACGGCGGCGGCCGCGCTACTGGTTCGTTCTTTCACCTGATCGCGGAGGCGACATGA
- a CDS encoding precorrin-8X methylmutase, which yields MPHVYETDGAAIYRKSFATIRAEADLGRFTAEEEVVVVRMIHAAGMVGLEQHVRFSPGMATAARAALEAGAPILCDARMVSEGITRPRLPANNEVICTLHDAGVPELALKVGNTRSAAAVELWRPHLKGAVIAIGNAPTALFHLLNMLEDPGCPRPAAIVGCPVGFVGAAESKEALISAPPVPSLIVAGRLGGSAITVAAINALASAKE from the coding sequence ATGCCGCACGTTTACGAAACCGACGGCGCGGCGATCTATCGCAAGTCCTTTGCGACGATCCGGGCCGAAGCCGATCTCGGCCGCTTCACAGCGGAAGAGGAAGTCGTGGTGGTTCGCATGATCCATGCCGCCGGCATGGTCGGGCTCGAGCAGCACGTCCGCTTTTCACCCGGCATGGCGACGGCAGCCCGCGCGGCGCTGGAAGCCGGCGCGCCGATCCTGTGCGACGCACGGATGGTGAGCGAGGGCATCACACGCCCGCGACTGCCGGCCAATAACGAAGTGATCTGCACGCTGCACGATGCCGGCGTGCCCGAACTCGCGCTTAAGGTCGGCAATACCCGGTCAGCCGCCGCGGTCGAACTGTGGCGGCCACATCTAAAAGGCGCGGTCATTGCTATCGGCAATGCGCCGACCGCCTTGTTTCACCTGCTCAACATGCTGGAAGACCCAGGCTGCCCGCGCCCGGCCGCCATCGTCGGCTGCCCGGTAGGCTTCGTCGGCGCCGCTGAATCGAAGGAAGCGCTGATATCCGCGCCGCCGGTGCCGTCGCTGATTGTTGCGGGTCGGCTCGGCGGGTCTGCTATCACGGTCGCCGCCATCAACGCGCTCGCCAGCGCCAAGGAATAG
- a CDS encoding cobalamin biosynthesis protein, with the protein MKIAGIGFRETAGIDSLRSALMAAGGTDGVMALATVAEKAEAVALLALAAELQLPIRAITPGALAAVETETWSERVAARFGIGSLAEAAALAAAGPTARLLGPRAVSADGMATAAIAEGDGE; encoded by the coding sequence ATGAAAATCGCGGGCATAGGCTTTCGCGAAACGGCCGGGATCGACTCGCTGCGCAGCGCATTGATGGCGGCCGGCGGGACCGATGGCGTGATGGCGCTGGCCACGGTCGCCGAGAAGGCCGAAGCCGTGGCACTGCTCGCGCTCGCCGCGGAATTACAGTTGCCGATCCGGGCCATCACGCCGGGCGCGCTGGCCGCGGTGGAAACCGAGACCTGGTCGGAGCGCGTGGCCGCGCGTTTCGGCATCGGCAGTCTTGCCGAAGCCGCCGCGCTGGCAGCCGCTGGGCCCACGGCACGATTGCTGGGTCCCCGCGCGGTATCGGCCGACGGCATGGCGACGGCGGCGATCGCGGAAGGAGACGGCGAATGA
- the cobA gene encoding uroporphyrinogen-III C-methyltransferase, whose product MTGFVSFVSSGPGDPELLTLKAVARLQAADAVLFDDLSSGPILAHVRAGADLVSVGKRAGRVSPRQQHVSRLLVDYATTHSKVVRLKSGDAGIFGRLEEEIEALSAAGIGYEIIPGVTSACAAAAAAGMPLTRRLKSRRVQFVTGHDVTGALPEELNFVALADPSATTAVFMGKRTFPELARRLVASGLPANTPAMLAESVGHPDQRLTRATVAELADLMATEDSSTPALILYGALAAGRP is encoded by the coding sequence ATGACCGGCTTTGTGTCCTTTGTCTCCTCCGGCCCCGGCGATCCCGAGCTGCTGACGCTGAAGGCGGTGGCGCGGCTGCAGGCCGCCGACGCCGTGCTGTTCGACGACCTGTCGTCAGGCCCGATCCTCGCGCATGTCCGCGCCGGGGCCGATCTGGTCAGCGTCGGCAAGCGCGCCGGCCGGGTGTCGCCGCGGCAGCAGCATGTCAGCCGCCTCTTGGTCGATTATGCGACGACGCATTCAAAGGTGGTGCGCCTGAAATCCGGCGACGCCGGAATATTCGGGCGGCTGGAAGAAGAAATCGAGGCGCTGTCGGCGGCCGGTATCGGCTACGAAATCATTCCCGGCGTCACCTCGGCCTGTGCCGCGGCGGCCGCGGCCGGCATGCCGCTGACCCGGCGGCTGAAGTCACGTCGGGTGCAATTCGTCACCGGCCACGACGTCACCGGCGCACTTCCCGAAGAATTGAATTTCGTGGCGTTGGCCGACCCGTCGGCGACAACAGCCGTCTTCATGGGCAAACGCACCTTTCCGGAACTGGCACGGCGGCTTGTCGCATCTGGTTTACCGGCAAATACGCCGGCCATGCTGGCCGAATCCGTTGGCCATCCCGACCAGCGCCTGACGCGCGCGACGGTGGCCGAACTGGCCGACCTGATGGCGACTGAGGACAGCAGCACCCCTGCCTTGATCCTGTACGGCGCACTTGCCGCCGGCCGCCCTTGA
- the cobM gene encoding precorrin-4 C(11)-methyltransferase — protein MTVHFIGAGPGAPDLITIRGRDLIASSPVCLFAGSLVPKALLSHCPAGAKIVDTAPMSLDMIIAEIAEAHAAGHDVARLHSGDLSVWSAMGEQLRRLRALNIPYDVTPGVPSFAAAAAALGAELTLPGVAQSVVLTRTSGRASAMPEGETLAAFAATGATLAIHLSVHVLDKVISELTPHYGADCPVAVVWRASWPDERIVMATLATLDAAIAGVMERTALILVGRAIGAQEFDESRLYAGDYDRRFRPVGIDPRFPEGA, from the coding sequence ATGACGGTGCATTTCATCGGCGCCGGCCCGGGCGCGCCTGATCTCATCACCATCCGTGGCCGCGACCTGATTGCGTCGTCGCCGGTATGCCTGTTTGCCGGCTCGCTGGTGCCGAAGGCGCTGCTGAGCCACTGCCCGGCCGGCGCCAAAATCGTCGATACCGCGCCGATGTCGCTCGACATGATCATCGCGGAAATCGCCGAGGCCCATGCCGCGGGGCATGATGTGGCGCGGCTGCATTCCGGCGACCTGTCGGTCTGGTCGGCGATGGGCGAGCAACTGCGCCGGCTGCGCGCGCTCAACATTCCCTATGACGTCACGCCCGGCGTTCCCTCCTTCGCCGCCGCGGCGGCGGCGCTCGGCGCCGAACTCACGTTGCCCGGCGTCGCGCAATCGGTGGTGCTGACGCGCACCTCGGGCCGCGCGTCGGCGATGCCGGAGGGCGAAACGCTCGCGGCGTTTGCCGCTACCGGCGCGACGCTGGCGATCCATCTGTCCGTGCACGTGCTGGATAAGGTAATCTCAGAACTCACGCCGCATTACGGCGCCGACTGTCCCGTCGCCGTGGTCTGGCGCGCGAGTTGGCCTGACGAGCGCATCGTCATGGCGACGCTCGCGACACTCGATGCTGCCATAGCCGGCGTCATGGAGCGCACCGCGCTGATTTTGGTCGGGCGCGCGATAGGCGCGCAGGAGTTCGACGAAAGCCGGCTTTATGCCGGCGACTACGACCGCCGCTTTCGTCCCGTCGGCATCGATCCCCGTTTTCCGGAGGGCGCGTGA